From Coffea arabica cultivar ET-39 chromosome 2e, Coffea Arabica ET-39 HiFi, whole genome shotgun sequence, the proteins below share one genomic window:
- the LOC113727494 gene encoding probable RNA helicase SDE3 isoform X2 — MSRVQKVNRNDECSVIGDKGEISFIDFELDGPVCSDDQNEEDPVIISTPFPFTRGKPRSAFVGETSYDAVTITNTTREPVPLWGVKIFGSNPADSFTISLLKPPSMDSDDEYIKRFLEGFSLEDRTLQPGKTLTIWLSCKPKDIGLHTSIVHFDVGDERIERVIFLLAEDKVSQSLASRKSYAKYQRNRQSTSETFARYPAKRSSRGWKYKLRQFEMPEGTRKLLEDKQIPAVILENLTKENYASYFGTLLYMEELHLEKEMRNYDMRTVELRRRKGNLMAIEVPGLAERRPSLVHGDFVFVGPAYQQRNGLNFQYQGSIYRIEADEVLLKFGKDFHMQNHPGSFYNIWFTFNRINLQRLHQAVESAQYLDIDFLFPSQLKEQSSNGMPVTPFTSLNQQQLQAVEKILSSEGAPPYVIHGPPEGISCGHFSHIFLDEAGQVSEPETMVPMSNLCQRETTVVLAGDPKQLGPVVFSRNAMTYGLGKSYLERLFECNCYSHGDPNFITKLVSNYRCHPAILQLPSKLFYEGELLACKEDTSSAKSWLGILPRGEFPILFVGIQGCDEREGYNPSWFNRIEASKVVNLIIKLRALSDLREGDIGVITPYRQQVVKIVNVLESEDIFGIKVGSVEQFQGQEKEVIIISTVRSTSRHNEHDKTFSLGFLTNPRRFNVALTRAKSLLVIVGNPHIISKDFYWHKLLWYCKDNNSYQGCPLSERELDMVEDLAPEH; from the exons ATGAGTAGAGTTCAAAAGGTGAACAGGAATGATGAATGCTCTGTTATTGGAGACAAAGGTGAGATCAGCTTTATCGATTTTGAGCTTGATGGTCCTGTTTGCTCTGATGACCAAAATGAAGAGGATCCAGTGATAATCTCAACTCCTTTTCCCTTTACCCGAGGGAAGCCTCGGTCTGCTTTTGTTGGGGAGACTTCTTATGATGCAGTCACTATAACTAATACAACTAGAGAGCCTGTGCCACTTTGGGgagtgaaaatttttggttcAAACCCTGCAGACTCGTTCACTATATCACTGCTGAAACCACCTTCAATGGATTCTGATGACGAATACATTAAAAGGTTTCTGGAGGGATTTTCTCTTGAAGATAGAACCCTTCAGCCAGGAAAAACGCTTACCATTTGGTTATCTTGCAAACCTAAAGACATTGGATTGCACACAAGTATAGTGCATTTTGATGTAGGGGATGAAAGGATAGAGCGTGTGATATTTCTCTTGGCTGAGGACAAGGTTTCCCAGTCTCTGGCTTCAAGGAAGTCATATGCAAAATATCAAAGAAATAGACAATCTACTTCTGAAACATTTGCTAGATATCCTGCAAAGAGATCCAGCAGAGGGTGGAAATATAAGCTTCGTCAGTTTGAAATGCCAGAAGGAACTAGGAAGTTATTAGAAGATAAGCAAATCCCTGCAGTTATATTAGAAAACTTAACGAAGGAGAATTATGCTTCTTATTTCGGCACCTTACTATACATGGAAGAGCTACATTTGGAG AAAGAAATGAGGAATTACGACATGCGGACTGTGGAACTGAGACGAAGGAAGGGTAACTTAATGGCTATTGAGGTCCCTGGGCTGGCAGAGAGAaggccttcacttgtacatggTGACTTTGTATTTGTTGGGCCAGCCTACCAGCAGAGAAATGGTCTTAATTTCCAGTATCAG GGTTCCATCTACCGGATTGAGGCTGATGAAGTTCTTTTGAAGTTTGGCAAGGACTTTCACATGCAAAATCACCCAGGGAGTTTTTATAATATTTGGTTTACTTTCAATAGGATAAACCTGCAGAGATTACATCAAGCAGTTGAATCTGCACAATACCTGGACATAGATTTCCTGTTCCCCTCCCAACTTAAAGAACAGTCAAGTAATGGGATGCCAGTCACGCCTTTTACAAGTCTCAATCAGCAGCAGCTGCAAGCTGTTGAGAAGATCCTTAGTTCTGAAGGGGCACCTCCTTATGTCATCCATGGACCTCCAG AAGGTATAAGTTGTGGTCACTTCTCCCATATATTCTTAGATGAAGCCGGTCAAGTTTCAGAACCAGAAACCATGGTACCTATGTCCAACCTTTGTCAAAGGGAAACTACTGTTGTTCTTGCAGGAGACCCCAAGCAATTAGGCCCTGTTGTATTTTCCAGAAATGCAATGACTTATGGCTTGGGAAAATCTTACTTAGAAAGACTTTTTGAATGTAACTGCTATTCACATGGGGATCCAAATTTCATCACGAAATTAGTTAGTAATTATAGATGTCATCCTGCAATTCTTCAACTCCCCTCAAAACTATTCTATGAAGGGGAGTTGCTTGCATGCAAAGAAGATACTTCTTCAGCAAAGTCTTGGCTAGGTATTCTTCCTCGTGGAGAGTTTCCTATTCTCTTTGTTGGCATTCAGGGATGTGATGAGAGAGAAGGGTACAACCCCTCATGGTTTAACAGGATTGAGGCAAGCAAGGTGGTTAACTTGATCATAAAGCTGAGAGCCTTGTCAGATCTAAGAGAAGGAGACATTGGTGTAATAACACCTTACCGTCAACAAGTGGTTAAGATTGTCAATGTACTTGAATCAGAAGATATATTTGGCATTAAAGTTGGGAGTGTTGAGCAGTTTCAGGGACAAGAGAAAGAAGTTATAATTATCTCTACAGTCCGGTCAACTAGCAGACACAACGAGCATGACAAAACGTTCAGCCTTGGATTCCTTACTAATCCTAGAAGGTTTAATGTTGCACTTACACGTGCAAAATCATTGCTTGTCATAGTGGGCAATCCACACATTATCAGTAAG GATTTTTATTGGCATAAGCTTTTGTGGTACTGCAAGGACAATAATTCCTACCAAGGTTGTCCTTTGTCTGAAAGAGAACTTGATATGGTGGAAGACCTAGCGCCAGAGCACTGA
- the LOC113727494 gene encoding probable RNA helicase SDE3 isoform X1: protein MSRVQKVNRNDECSVIGDKGEISFIDFELDGPVCSDDQNEEDPVIISTPFPFTRGKPRSAFVGETSYDAVTITNTTREPVPLWGVKIFGSNPADSFTISLLKPPSMDSDDEYIKRFLEGFSLEDRTLQPGKTLTIWLSCKPKDIGLHTSIVHFDVGDERIERVIFLLAEDKVSQSLASRKSYAKYQRNRQSTSETFARYPAKRSSRGWKYKLRQFEMPEGTRKLLEDKQIPAVILENLTKENYASYFGTLLYMEELHLEKEMRNYDMRTVELRRRKGNLMAIEVPGLAERRPSLVHGDFVFVGPAYQQRNGLNFQYQGSIYRIEADEVLLKFGKDFHMQNHPGSFYNIWFTFNRINLQRLHQAVESAQYLDIDFLFPSQLKEQSSNGMPVTPFTSLNQQQLQAVEKILSSEGAPPYVIHGPPGTGKTVTLVEAILQLYTTRKNTRILVCAASNSAADYILEKLVLNGIVEVKDKEIFRLNATSRQYEDVRPDCIRFCYFEDSIFKCPPLEALMCYRIIISTYMSSSLLYAEGISCGHFSHIFLDEAGQVSEPETMVPMSNLCQRETTVVLAGDPKQLGPVVFSRNAMTYGLGKSYLERLFECNCYSHGDPNFITKLVSNYRCHPAILQLPSKLFYEGELLACKEDTSSAKSWLGILPRGEFPILFVGIQGCDEREGYNPSWFNRIEASKVVNLIIKLRALSDLREGDIGVITPYRQQVVKIVNVLESEDIFGIKVGSVEQFQGQEKEVIIISTVRSTSRHNEHDKTFSLGFLTNPRRFNVALTRAKSLLVIVGNPHIISKDFYWHKLLWYCKDNNSYQGCPLSERELDMVEDLAPEH from the exons ATGAGTAGAGTTCAAAAGGTGAACAGGAATGATGAATGCTCTGTTATTGGAGACAAAGGTGAGATCAGCTTTATCGATTTTGAGCTTGATGGTCCTGTTTGCTCTGATGACCAAAATGAAGAGGATCCAGTGATAATCTCAACTCCTTTTCCCTTTACCCGAGGGAAGCCTCGGTCTGCTTTTGTTGGGGAGACTTCTTATGATGCAGTCACTATAACTAATACAACTAGAGAGCCTGTGCCACTTTGGGgagtgaaaatttttggttcAAACCCTGCAGACTCGTTCACTATATCACTGCTGAAACCACCTTCAATGGATTCTGATGACGAATACATTAAAAGGTTTCTGGAGGGATTTTCTCTTGAAGATAGAACCCTTCAGCCAGGAAAAACGCTTACCATTTGGTTATCTTGCAAACCTAAAGACATTGGATTGCACACAAGTATAGTGCATTTTGATGTAGGGGATGAAAGGATAGAGCGTGTGATATTTCTCTTGGCTGAGGACAAGGTTTCCCAGTCTCTGGCTTCAAGGAAGTCATATGCAAAATATCAAAGAAATAGACAATCTACTTCTGAAACATTTGCTAGATATCCTGCAAAGAGATCCAGCAGAGGGTGGAAATATAAGCTTCGTCAGTTTGAAATGCCAGAAGGAACTAGGAAGTTATTAGAAGATAAGCAAATCCCTGCAGTTATATTAGAAAACTTAACGAAGGAGAATTATGCTTCTTATTTCGGCACCTTACTATACATGGAAGAGCTACATTTGGAG AAAGAAATGAGGAATTACGACATGCGGACTGTGGAACTGAGACGAAGGAAGGGTAACTTAATGGCTATTGAGGTCCCTGGGCTGGCAGAGAGAaggccttcacttgtacatggTGACTTTGTATTTGTTGGGCCAGCCTACCAGCAGAGAAATGGTCTTAATTTCCAGTATCAG GGTTCCATCTACCGGATTGAGGCTGATGAAGTTCTTTTGAAGTTTGGCAAGGACTTTCACATGCAAAATCACCCAGGGAGTTTTTATAATATTTGGTTTACTTTCAATAGGATAAACCTGCAGAGATTACATCAAGCAGTTGAATCTGCACAATACCTGGACATAGATTTCCTGTTCCCCTCCCAACTTAAAGAACAGTCAAGTAATGGGATGCCAGTCACGCCTTTTACAAGTCTCAATCAGCAGCAGCTGCAAGCTGTTGAGAAGATCCTTAGTTCTGAAGGGGCACCTCCTTATGTCATCCATGGACCTCCAGGTACTGGCAAAACAGTGACTTTGGTAGAAGCAATCCTACAACTTTATACAACAAGAAAGAATACCCGCATTCTTGTTTGTGCTGCTTCAAACAGTGCAGCCGACTACATTTTAGAGAAACTTGTTCTCAATGGAATTGTTGAAGTAAAAGATAAAGAGATCTTCAGGCTCAATGCCACCAGCCGTCAATACGAAGATGTTCGGCCAGATTGCATTCGGTTTTGCTATTTTGAGGACTCTATTTTCAAATGTCCTCCTTTGGAGGCCTTAATGTGTTACAGGATCATCATCTCTACTTATATGAGTTCATCTCTCCTTTATGCAGAAGGTATAAGTTGTGGTCACTTCTCCCATATATTCTTAGATGAAGCCGGTCAAGTTTCAGAACCAGAAACCATGGTACCTATGTCCAACCTTTGTCAAAGGGAAACTACTGTTGTTCTTGCAGGAGACCCCAAGCAATTAGGCCCTGTTGTATTTTCCAGAAATGCAATGACTTATGGCTTGGGAAAATCTTACTTAGAAAGACTTTTTGAATGTAACTGCTATTCACATGGGGATCCAAATTTCATCACGAAATTAGTTAGTAATTATAGATGTCATCCTGCAATTCTTCAACTCCCCTCAAAACTATTCTATGAAGGGGAGTTGCTTGCATGCAAAGAAGATACTTCTTCAGCAAAGTCTTGGCTAGGTATTCTTCCTCGTGGAGAGTTTCCTATTCTCTTTGTTGGCATTCAGGGATGTGATGAGAGAGAAGGGTACAACCCCTCATGGTTTAACAGGATTGAGGCAAGCAAGGTGGTTAACTTGATCATAAAGCTGAGAGCCTTGTCAGATCTAAGAGAAGGAGACATTGGTGTAATAACACCTTACCGTCAACAAGTGGTTAAGATTGTCAATGTACTTGAATCAGAAGATATATTTGGCATTAAAGTTGGGAGTGTTGAGCAGTTTCAGGGACAAGAGAAAGAAGTTATAATTATCTCTACAGTCCGGTCAACTAGCAGACACAACGAGCATGACAAAACGTTCAGCCTTGGATTCCTTACTAATCCTAGAAGGTTTAATGTTGCACTTACACGTGCAAAATCATTGCTTGTCATAGTGGGCAATCCACACATTATCAGTAAG GATTTTTATTGGCATAAGCTTTTGTGGTACTGCAAGGACAATAATTCCTACCAAGGTTGTCCTTTGTCTGAAAGAGAACTTGATATGGTGGAAGACCTAGCGCCAGAGCACTGA
- the LOC140037344 gene encoding aldehyde oxidase GLOX-like: protein MGTKIVTLVLLPFFFFLHLVLATTRIPATSLATAIQGEWRLLQECIGISAMHMQLLHNNRVIMFDRTDFGNSNISLPGGRCRRDPHDVALKTDCTAHSVLYDIGTNNFRPLMVQTDTWCSSGAVLEDGTLVQTGGYNDGDHAVRKFSPCGGEDCDWVEFPNALMRRRWYATNQILPDGRIIIVGGRGQFNYEFYSQPATVSYDLEFLKETKDEGENNLYPFLHLLPDGNLFIFANTRSILFDYRQSKVVREFPQIPGDASRNYPSSGSSVLLPINENGPIEAEIMVCGGAPHGAFTSARQGYFIRASSTCGRLKVTDQNPAWEMETMPMARVMGDMLLLPTGDVIIINGASSGTAGWENARNPVTRAVIYKPRAMQHNRFSVMETAQRPRMYHSSATLLIDGRVLVGGSNPHVYYKFTGVQFPTDLSLEAFSPPYLAQLHDPVRPRIVGMAENITYQRKFSVTFSVNNFLKVASLSVRIIAPSFTTHSFSMNQRMVILKFVEAVNVASSTYRITAIGPSSPEIAPKGYYMLFVVHEDIPSTGMWVNVV from the coding sequence ATGGGTACAAAAATTGTCACCCTCGTTCTATTGccattctttttcttcctccatCTCGTTCTGGCAACAACCAGAATCCCAGCAACCTCACTGGCTACAGCTATTCAAGGAGAATGGCGTCTCTTGCAGGAATGTATTGGCATATCAGCAATGCATATGCAACTCTTGCACAACAACAGAGTTATTATGTTTGATAGGACTGACTTTGGCAATTCTAATATCTCTCTTCCGGGCGGGCGCTGTCGTCGTGATCCACATGACGTAGCACTTAAAACGGACTGCACAGCTCACTCTGTTCTGTATGACATTGGCACCAATAACTTTAGGCCGTTAATGGTACAGACAGATACTTGGTGCTCTTCAGGGGCAGTCCTCGAAGATGGAACACTGGTTCAAACAGGTGGATACAATGATGGAGATCATGCTGTACGAAAATTTTCCCCTTGTGGTGGTGAAGATTGTGATTGGGTTGAGTTTCCAAATGCTCTTATGAGACGTAGATGGTATGCAACAAATCAGATTCTGCCTGATGGAAGAATAATCATAGTTGGGGGGAGAGGACAGTTTAATTATGAGTTTTATTCTCAACCTGCAACCGTTTCTTATGATCTGGAGTTTCTTAAAGAAACCAAGGATGAAGGTGAGAATAACTTGTATCCATTTCTCCATCTCTTACCAGACGGAAACttgttcatttttgcaaacACAAGGTCCATTTTGTTTGACTACCGTCAAAGCAAGGTTGTCAGGGAGTTTCCTCAGATTCCTGGTGATGCTTCCAGGAACTATCCTAGTTCAGGCTCATCAGTGCTGCTTCCTATCAACGAAAATGGTCCAATAGAGGCAGAGATCATGGTCTGCGGCGGTGCACCTCACGGGGCGTTCACGAGTGCAAGGCAGGGATATTTCATCCGTGCAAGCTCCACATGTGGTCGCCTAAAAGTCACTGACCAAAATCCTGCCTGGGAAATGGAGACAATGCCCATGGCACGAGTAATGGGTGACATGCTACTTCTTCCTACTGGAGATGTCATCATAATCAATGGTGCAAGTTCAGGAACTGCAGGTTGGGAAAATGCAAGAAATCCTGTCACAAGGGCAGTGATCTACAAGCCCCGCGCAATGCAACATAATCGGTTCTCAGTTATGGAAACTGCACAAAGGCCAAGAATGTACCATTCTTCTGCCACACTACTCATTGACGGAAGAGTGCTAGTTGGAGGAAGCAATCCACATGTATACTACAAATTTACTGGTGTACAATTTCCAACTGACCTGAGCTTGGAAGCCTTTTCTCCACCTTACTTAGCACAGCTGCATGATCCGGTGAGACCGAGGATTGTTGGAATGGCTGAAAATATAACATACCAGCGGAAGTTTTCAGTGACTTTCTCAGTCAACAATTTTCTGAAAGTGGCAAGTTTATCAGTGAGAATCATTGCACCATCTTTTACTACGCATTCTTTCTCAATGAACCAAAGAATGGTGATTTTGAAGTTTGTTGAGGCCGTTAATGTTGCCTCGAGTACTTATAGGATTACTGCAATTGGACCATCCTCACCTGAGATCGCACCAAAAGGATACTATATGCTCTTCGTGGTGCATGAAGATATACCTAGTACTGGGATGTGGGTGAACGTTGTCTAA